The nucleotide sequence CGCGACGCTGCACCTGCTGCGCGCGGCCCGCGCCTGGGCGGCCACCTCCGGGCGCGGCTACGTCATCCCGGACGACGTCCAGGCCGTCGCCGTGCCGGTGCTGGCGCACCGGCTGATCCTCGGCCCGGAGGGGGTCGCCGCCCGCCGGTCGACCGCCGACCTGGTGCGCGGCGCCCTGGGACGGGTCGCGGTTCCGTCCCCGCCGCGGAGCTGACGTGTCGGTGTCCCCCGGCCCGCCGACGGCCCGGCCCGCCGGCGGTCGCGCTCCCGCCCGTCCGCCGGTGGGAGCGGCCGCCGTGCCCGCCGCCCGGGACGCGCCGCCCGGCGACCGGCCGGACCCGGCCCCCGGGCCGCTCGCCGACGTCCCCGGCACCGTCCGGAAGGAACGACCGGCCGGGCTGACCGTGCGCGGGCGCAGCCTGCTCGCCGGTGGCCTGGCGATGATCGTCTGCGCGGTCGTGCTGGACGAGCGCGACCTGGTGCGGGTCGGGGCGTTCGTGGTGCTGCTGCCGTTGCTCGCGCTGCTGGTCGCCCTGCGGTCACGGCGCACCCTGCAGGTCACCCGAGCCCTGGACCCGGCCCGGATCCAGGCCGGCGAGTCGGGCACCGCACTGCTCCGGATCGCCGGTGGCTCCCTGCTCGGCTCGCTCCGGATCGCCGACACCGTCCCGGACGCCGCCGGCCCGTCGGACCGCTATCCCCCGCGCTTCACCGTGCACCGGCTCGGCCGCCGTGGCGCCCGGGTCGGCTACCCGCTGCGCCCGGCGATCCGCGGCGCCTACCGGATCGGCCCGCTGCGAGGCCGAGGCACCGACGCGCTCGGCCTCGCCGAGTTCCGGCACGACGTGCTCGCCGCCGACCGCTGGCTGGTGCTGCCCCGGGTCACCGCGCTCACCGGGCGTCCGTCGCTGAGCTCCACCGCGGCCGGCCGCGGCGCCGAGGGCGGCAGCAAGCCGGGAGCCGGTACCCCGGACGTCCTCATCCGGCCGTACCGGCAGGGCGACGAGCTGCGCCGCGTGCACTGGCGGTCCAGCGCCCGGCGGGACGAGCTGATGGTCAGGCTCGACGACCGGCCGGACCCGACCGGGGTGACCCTGCTGCTCGACCGCCGGGACGCCGCGCACCGCGGGCACGGCGCGCGCTCCAGCCT is from Pseudonocardia autotrophica and encodes:
- a CDS encoding DUF58 domain-containing protein, which produces MSVSPGPPTARPAGGRAPARPPVGAAAVPAARDAPPGDRPDPAPGPLADVPGTVRKERPAGLTVRGRSLLAGGLAMIVCAVVLDERDLVRVGAFVVLLPLLALLVALRSRRTLQVTRALDPARIQAGESGTALLRIAGGSLLGSLRIADTVPDAAGPSDRYPPRFTVHRLGRRGARVGYPLRPAIRGAYRIGPLRGRGTDALGLAEFRHDVLAADRWLVLPRVTALTGRPSLSSTAAGRGAEGGSKPGAGTPDVLIRPYRQGDELRRVHWRSSARRDELMVRLDDRPDPTGVTLLLDRRDAAHRGHGARSSLEWAVEFTASVTVHLLRRGEAVTLVDESGTRLDDGGGALDPISGEDAVPQRLETLAVLRPSATDALGGAPDPGTGQPDGVLAVLGATAPQDVTALIAAWPRGGHAILLDVDDWSSGTSPGRPATLAAAALRRAGWQATVVPGGTSVQGAWADACGTRTAPGGPR